A genomic window from Chelonoidis abingdonii isolate Lonesome George chromosome 26, CheloAbing_2.0, whole genome shotgun sequence includes:
- the MBD6 gene encoding methyl-CpG-binding domain protein 6, giving the protein MVPSAAPSPLGKPPVPATLPPEGAPAWSSRTCPLPAGASLGRLAASTTLSSVSSPGGSAELSPQCSRPSSTSSEPGGPPLAPQPPAGPPQPCKDEAPPSNALANQSSNNPPVPLGAMPEGKGPPGFLGLPLSQLLQQPGAPSFPASSLLSAAAKAQLASQQRADEPPSSTLPGRLLGSNVLLSVVGGRALPKPRRQRRAPTVLRLLKDSQQGPAGPEEAPAHRAWPREQPPRPPPGGAPPPGEAKGSPLAPLAPSQPLSSLLSLLGTQPPGLPPLPLGDSPPSLLPSFQDFNSQLLSLFSQLASASSDLASGSTPQPKAPAPSSTAGATVLPAATKAASGSGPCSGAGEGSLGGQRGLPPPAPEPFPFLGQEQVLPFGGSLPPGLLQGGFLGSLPFSLALSQPQLLGCPGQGEAPLPALGLPGEPEGQVLQTLLMASLLQSQPQSPLLPLGGLGLPGLDLLQQPSSLLPALLPLPDPPCQGDLPDGPLQPLLFPALPASPAVLALNSALLAAGLAAPDTQPGIAGSPMAPTSTGTMPTTTEAPEPPGAFGSAPVPPSSSGRLHPLLPPLVSPLLSAALLGDLSALGPLGAAGGPMLQSQPQLLPPALPAPLGFQLFQAQPPVLSPLGSSSPLACLLQLSPGFSAPEKPAPAPSEGPSPNPPSVPEPEPPAPFTPFCTDAAPPALPSALDSPAVPRATDCPATSPLEPAGPGQQGALGFATPVGQLERGAAGPPCCRTPLKRARHSGEGLNGNIPPRATPRRTKSACRGARRGRGAWGSRRHFNGQAGEPGEKAAPSGHLPHPAWRCNGEIPVPGTASPLAPSKAEEIKGNPGRLRPSRRGRRRKVSAPRPSTRLETPRARGPTAEPGSVPTEDGPPGRRPRPGRPAKNRRRKLVT; this is encoded by the exons ATGGTGCCatctgctgcccccagcccactGGGGAAGCCTCCGGTCCCCGCCACGCTGCCCCCTGAGGGGGCCCCCGCCTGGAGCAGCCGCACCTGCCCACTGCCCGCAGGCGCCTCCCTCGGCAGGCTGGCAGCCTCCACCACGCTCTCCTCCGTCTCATCGCCAGGGGGCAGCGCCGAGTTGTCCCCCCAGTGCTcccgcccctcctccacctcctccgaGCCTGGGGGGCCCCCgctggctccccagccccctgcagggcccccccagccctgcaaggACGAGGCGCCCCCCAGCAATGCCTTAGCCAACCAAAGCAGCAATAACCCACCAGTGCCCTTAGGCGCCATGCCCGAGGGCAAGGGGCCACCTGGCTTCCTGGGCCTGCCCCTGAGCCAGCTGCTTCAGCAGCCGGgtgccccctccttccctgccagcAGCCTGCTGAGCGCAGCTGCCAAGGCCCAGCTGGCCAGCCAGCAGCGCGCTGACGAGCCCCCCTCTAGCACTTTACCCGGGCGCCTGCTGGGCTCCAACGTGCTGCTCTCCGTGGTGGGCGGGCGGGCGCTGCCCAAGCCCCGGCGCCAGCGCCGCGCACCCACCGTGCTGCGCCTGCTGAAGGACTCGCAGCAGGGCCCTGCCGGGCCAGAGGAGGCCCCCGCCCACCGGGCCTGGCCCAGAGAGCAGCCCCCTCGGCCGCCCCCGGGGGGCGCCCCACCACCCGGAGAGGCCAAGggcagccccctggcccctctcgCCCCCAGCCAGCCGCTGTCGTCCCTGCTGAGCCTGCTGGGCACCcagccccctggcctgcccccgTTGCCCCTGGGTGAcagcccccccagcctcctgccctcctTCCAGGACTTCAacagccagctcctcagcctctTCAGCCAGCTGGCCTCCGCCTCCTCTGACCTGGCCTCAGGGAGCACCCCCCAGCCGAAAGCGCCCGCCCCCAGCAGCACCGCAG GTGCCACCGTCTTGCCAGCCGCCACCAAAGCAGCCTCGGGCTCTGGCCCCTGCAGTGGCGCCggggagggcagcctggggggcCAGCGGGGCCTGCCGCCCCCGGCCCCCGagcccttccccttcctgggccaggagcaaGTGCTGCCCTTCggaggctccctgccccctggcctcCTCCAGGGCGGCTTCCTCGGCTCCTTACCCTTCTCCCTGGCCCTGagccagccacagctgctgggctgcccggggcagggggaggcaccACTGCCCGCCCTGGGCCTGCCGGGCGAGCCCGAGGGGCAGGTGCTGCAGACTCTGCTCATGGCCTcgctgctgcagagccagcctcagtcgcccctgctgcccctggggggCCTCGGCCTGCCTGGCTTGGACCTGCTCCAGCAGCCCAGCAGCCTCCTCCcggccctgctgcccctgccggACCCGCCCTGCCAGGGGGACCTCCCGGAtgggcccctgcagcccctgctcttccCGGCGCTGCCCGCCTCGCCCGCCGTCTTAGCTTTAAACTCGGCTCTGCTGGCAGCCGGCCTGGCAGCCCCCGACACCCAG CCTGGCATCGCCGGCTCCCCCATGGCACCTACCTCGACTGGCACGATGCCCACGACTACTGAGGCCCCCGAGCCCCCTGGCGCCTTTGGCAgtgccccagtgccccccagctcctccggGAGGCTCCACCCGCTGCTGCCCCCGCTGGTCAGCCCGCTGCTGAGTGCCGCGCTGCTGG GTGACCTGTCGGCGCTGGGCCCTCTGGGGGCCGCCGGGGGCCCCATGCTCCAGAGCCAGCCGCAGttgctgcctcctgccctcccagCGCCCCTGGGCTTCCAGCTCTTCCAGGCCCAGCCCCCCGTCCTGAGCCCACtgggcagctccagccccctggcCTGCCTCCTGCAG CTCAGCCCCGGGTTCAGCGCCCCTGAGAAGCCAGCGCCGGCACCAAGCGAAGGCCCCTCCCCGAACCCGCCCAGCGTCCCGGAGCCCGAGCCGCCAGCCCccttcacccccttctgcacGGACGCTGCCCCTCCTGCGCTGCCAAGTGCCTTAGACTCCCCTGCAGTGCCCAGGGCCACAGACTGCCCGGCCACAAGCCCCCTGGAGCCAGCCGGGCCGGGCCAGCAGGGAGCGCTGGGCTTTGCCACCCCCgtggggcagctggagagaggcgCCGCAGGACCCCCCTGCTGCAGGACCCCCCTGAAACGGGCCCGGCACAGCGGGGAGGGGCTGAATGGCAACATCCCCCCCCGGGCAACGCCCCGCAGAACGAAGAGCGCCTGCCGTGGGGCCAGGCGAGGCCGTGGGGCCTGGGGGAGCCGGCGGCACTTCAATGGGCAGGCGGGTGAGCCGGGCGAGAAGGCAGCACCCTCGGGGCACCTGCCCCACCCGGCCTGGAGATGCAACGGTGAGATCCCGGTGCCAGGCACGGCCAGCCCGCTGGCCCCCAGCAAAGCAGAGGAGATAAAG GGGAACCCTGGGAGGCTGCGCCCATCACGCCGGGGCCGGAGGAGGAAGGTCAG TGCCCCCCGGCCTAGCACCCGCCTGGAGACACCACGAGCGAGGGGCCCAACCGCTGAGCCAGGCTCCGTCCCCACT GAGGACGGTCCCCCCGGGCGGCGCCCCCGACCTGGCCGCCCTGCCAAGAACCGCCGCAGGAAGCTGGTGACGTAG